Sequence from the Ziziphus jujuba cultivar Dongzao chromosome 9, ASM3175591v1 genome:
CTGTAAAGCTGCAATAATTGGTGCAAAGCAATGATGGTTTAGCAACTAAAAGTTAATTAGATTTAAATTatcttgaacttttttttttatatactaattattttaattagcaaGTAAATAATATTGTCTTTTATATCATGCCTTAGAAAAGAagaccattatatatatatatatatatatatatctatatacactAAGATGATCAACTTCACCGAATGGATCACTTATATTAGAGATATAGATATGGATGTAGTACATCCATTTATAATGACATCGGGTGGATTGATGGTTTTGTCATCAAAGCTCTGTTTATCacctttttaattgttttaaaaatgcattaataaattatatgatttttgtaGCGTTCAATATACTTAATAAgaattttaatagtttattgtatgtatatataacacaataatatatttttaaattccatctttttaaatttaattaaataaatagaatctGGATAATCTAACCATCAACTTTATTGAAAATCTttctaacaaaataataaaattgttctAATATATGTTTGATTCTACATGTAAATTATcaaaaatcttatttagaaaCTAGAGGAAAACTTGTTGCCTGGCTTAGAAAGCTAGCTAAGGCTAGTTAGCTACTTAGATATTCTTGTGAtatatttcttatttctttttttttttttctcttttttgataAACTTATGATAATATTTCTCATTGTTTGAAAACTTTTAAGAACAAACATCTCACCGAATTACTTTTGTTGCATTTTGTAGACAACACACATGCTTGAGCCCACATTTTGCTCACTATTCATCATTGCAGGCTGTAGTGATAGCATAATCATGGCCACAAATTGAAAGAAAAGCAATGGTTTTgttagtttgattttttttttttttatatttttctttatggtTTTTCATAATAACTCGTTGGTTCCTTCAGCATTTGTTTCACTTGGTGGCCATATTGTATCAGATCACCACCCCTccttgatatataaattaattactcCACAACCTAATGATTATGACATACAATTCTTTTTCCCACCCCATGTGTGctgctaattaatattaatattcttGTTTAGTACCTTTTTGATCCATTAGCTTTTTTCCCCCCCTGGTTAACCCATGTTATGTTATCATGCTTCAacgtttttcaatttttcggaaaaattaatttgggaATCCACATAATCAACAATAATGCTAGTGCTATTGGGAGGTGTGTTTCTTAATCTTAAACCTTAATGGTTATTAGCTTCTCTCTAACCAATCATAATTATCTCAACGATCTGACAACAAAAATGGATTAATGGATATACCATATCAAAAggcaattaaatagataacaTATAAAGCTATACGTTTACTTTTCATAATCTCCTTTGTAACCAAACGTGTATTAGATTTTTGACgtctaaattaattaaacatatattaggTGAAAATCTATGTTCTTTTGTATTTCCTTTCCTTCCactttacaaaaaataataataataatcttgcAATTCTCACTATCTTCTGATTGTAACTTGCAAGCAAAATTTGTATCTGAATAATTAGTATTGAATAATGATTTGTATCAAAATTAGTTAGTACTGAATATAACTTGTATGGAAATTAGTTATAGTATTGAAACTTAAAAgcgatatatttattttcaattatgaaacatatttttttataaaaaaaaaaaaaacaccataaaattgatttgaaatCAAACTTTGACCGTTCACTTTCTCGTCAACATTTTACATCGAGTCGTAAGaatcttccccccccccccacaaaaaaaaaaaaaaaagaaaaaaaaagaaaagaaaccttCTAATCAAATATTACAACTTACATGTATAAACCACCAAACACACAAGGAGCTTTCATATTGTTTGTAATTCCTTTAGATGtcttttctattatatatataattcgtaaatttgagttcttttttttttttttttttttttggggtgatatAGACATCACCATAAAAGAACAAATTATAGACCATAAAAATAGCCATAagagtaaaatttaaaaacatatatatgtagaaattttttagggaaccgaaaaaaaaaaaaaaaaggaaaattatacaATATTGAACAAATTAGGGGAAATTTAGAGATACCCAGATTGAGTAATTAAAATTGAATCATCCACGTGTCAAAGATCCAAAGCTCCGAGATATCTCTTGCACACCATGGTTGAAACCCAAGCAGCCCAACAGTCCATGTTTGTAAGGCAAAACGGTTTTCTTCCTCATCTCCTCTGAAACTGCCCGGTTTACCGTATAATGCATTTCATGAGCCGAAACCGGTCCTCTCCTCCTCGAACTCACCGAACCCACACTTTCCGTCGACCGGAAACTCGAGTTCTTCACGTCGTCGGTGACGATGGATTTTTTGGACAAAACTGCATACTTTCTTAATGGATCTTTGCTTGTCGCTCTTCCTTCCGATGCGCTACGGAACAACAAGAAATCCTTCAACCTCCATTTCCTATAACCTTTGGAGAACGAAATCGCTGATAGAATCGAAGAGTaagctgaagaagaagaagaaggagttGACGGCTTTTCAGCTTGGGAAATTGTTTTCTCCATTGATGATGATGAACTGTCTTCGACATCGAGAACAATGTCAGAAACCCTCAAAGGAGATAAAGATCTCGTCCCTTTACGAACAAACCCCGTAGTCGATCTTCCTGGCCTCCCGCGCTTCTCTGCTTCGTTATCATTCTCTTGCTCTCGATTAGTTTGGCAACATTTCCTACGCGTTTCTTCAATGGCGGCCGAGAAAGGATCGAAATCCTTTCTCTGATGCCTCGGAGACAGCGCTTCCTGAACCATTCTCTTCCCTTGAGAAATTCTCGATCTCGGGGATCTGTTCGGCGACCTAGGCGACGTTAAAGAGGAAGAAGAGTCATAATCCGTCGTCGTTCCGTTGCCGCCACCACCTCCACAGCCGACGTGCAAACGAGGCGGCGGTTTCAAAGGCTTGATTTTCCCACCATCGAAAAGCTCATCGGCGGACAAAGAGGTTATATCCAACTGGCCGCTGAAATTGAATTCGAAATCTTGATTATCATCGTGGTTGTTACGATTAGGGTGGCGATCCTGGGGATGGTCGTGGATGGAATTGGAAGGGGTGGTGGTGCATTTGGGAACTCCGGGCTTGTCTTCCCACTTAAAAGggatggaagaagaagaagaagaagaagagtatcGGGGATTGAAATCGTTTTGGGTGAGGGCAAGGTTATTGAGTTCGTTGTAGAAGGCGGTGGCGCGCGCGGGACTGGTAGGGGCACTGAAGAAGAAGTTGCCGAATCTCTGAGGGCTCGAAGGAGCAGTCATGTATGGAGAAGAGCAAGTGCTGTCGAAATTGAAATCCATGGGGTGGTTTGGAACTGGAACCACCACTTCCATCTCCATTGTTAACCCAATCAATTACCTCcgatttttgcttttttctttttttttttttttttttttggatgatggTGGTTTGTTGAAAATGGTGGGAACAGTGAGGAtttatggagagagagagagaaagagagaaaggaaaacagAGAGGAAAGAGTGAGGAAAAGCAGGAGAGAGAGGAAAGGATTGACTATTAATGGAGATATTAGtcgtagagagagaaagagagccgcCTTTGTAATTAATCTTTAGCTACTTTCAGTCTCTTCTCTTCCCCACCCCCACTCCctccatttattattatatatatatatatatatatatatatatatattttttttttttttctagttctcAGTTTGTtggcttctttttatttttactgtgGTTTGGATTTATTGCTTGTTTGGTACGctgttattttcatttttgtttaggAGGATAATTGTGCAGATGTAACAAAGTTAGCGTTGCCGACTTAATAATATAATCAAGCTTTGGATTTAATTCAAAAACTTCAAGACATCTCTATTTATGAGTAATTAACTTTTCAATTAAGGAattaccatttatttaaatgaggaaaaagaaaaaaagtgattgtgcttttacttcaaaaaaataaaatgaaataaaattttggagTGGGAAATTCAGACACATATTGCTGTCTGCGTGAGAGATAATGGGACTTTGCGAGGTAGTGGACTTTTTTAGGAAGAATAAAGAAATTACCATATTTtaacaaattgattaaaaaaaaatgtaacgtATTTAGAAGTAAATGAATAAGGGACAGAGAAAATGTAGAgtatagaaaaagaaagaaagaaaaagagaaaactagaaaaaaaaacaaaaaaacaaaaatagttgCTCAAGAGAGGGGACAATTAGGGTTTTCTTTATGCCACGCAAAAGAGATTCCTTTAGTAAAAGATTAAGGGGGGCCAAATTGAGTGTTTGAGTTGCGTTTTTCTGCTGTTTTGCTcaactttatatatttttttataattctaaGTAGAAAATGGTGGGTTTTTTTTGTGTCATTTTATCATTGCAGTCCAGGTAATTGAATATTCTCCCCGgctttatcaaaattaaagctCAAGTCAATTTGTCTAGCTTGTAGAACACGTACTGGAGTTGATTTGGATAGATTGTGGGACTactggtaaaaatataaaattggtggtaaaaatataaaattggggTCCAATGATTTTACTTTCTTATATGCTATATCCAACATTACTTTACGTTAAGAATGGTAACATGATCATTTACCTTCTACAT
This genomic interval carries:
- the LOC107411258 gene encoding uncharacterized protein LOC107411258; its protein translation is MEMEVVVPVPNHPMDFNFDSTCSSPYMTAPSSPQRFGNFFFSAPTSPARATAFYNELNNLALTQNDFNPRYSSSSSSSSIPFKWEDKPGVPKCTTTPSNSIHDHPQDRHPNRNNHDDNQDFEFNFSGQLDITSLSADELFDGGKIKPLKPPPRLHVGCGGGGGNGTTTDYDSSSSLTSPRSPNRSPRSRISQGKRMVQEALSPRHQRKDFDPFSAAIEETRRKCCQTNREQENDNEAEKRGRPGRSTTGFVRKGTRSLSPLRVSDIVLDVEDSSSSSMEKTISQAEKPSTPSSSSSAYSSILSAISFSKGYRKWRLKDFLLFRSASEGRATSKDPLRKYAVLSKKSIVTDDVKNSSFRSTESVGSVSSRRRGPVSAHEMHYTVNRAVSEEMRKKTVLPYKHGLLGCLGFNHGVQEISRSFGSLTRG